A genomic segment from Nicotiana tabacum cultivar K326 chromosome 7, ASM71507v2, whole genome shotgun sequence encodes:
- the LOC107767132 gene encoding uncharacterized protein LOC107767132, with product MGRAPTVMQAGPPPKTTETPPEIDAGAMHATRKLTFSATSSGTKPMMVEVVKGNRVQNLGLKLDYYPPVMKDGIKVVKLNPQEIAEYNQKWSRALIGYVIGGNPTFKEMLKFVYGVWNSVSTTHVFLHNNGYFIFKFDNEEGKEAILKQGPYIFNYRPFIIKQWDPEFQMNKEPTQLVPIWVMFPNLPIQFWAPPNLGRIASYMGNSICTDKLTAQEQRISYARILIEMDISQPLPDSISLELPDGTHYSQSIEYE from the coding sequence ATGGGGAGGGCTCCCACAGTGATGCAAGCAGGTCCTCCACCGAAAACTACAGAGACCCCGCCGGAAATTGATGCAGGAGCTATGCACGCAACAAGGAAACTGACATTCTCTGCAACATCTAGTGGAACTAAGCCTATGATGGTTGAAGTCGTCAAAGGTAATAGAGTGCAAAACTTGGGGCTTAAGCTAGATTACTACCCACCAGTCATGAAGGATGGAATCAAAGTTGTAAAGCTAAACCCCCAGGAAATAGCTGAATACAACCAGAAATGGAGTCGAGCCTTAATTGGGTATGTAATTGGTGGAAACCCTACCTTCAAAGAAATGCTCAAATTCGTTTATGGAGTATGGAATTCTGTAAGCACAACACATGTTTTCCTTCATAACAATGGGTActtcatttttaaatttgataatgAGGAGGGCAAGGAAGCAATTCTTAAGCAAGGACCTTATATATTCAACTATAGACCATTTATCATAAAGCAGTGGGATCCAGAGTTCCAAATGAATAAGGAACCTACCCAACTTGTCCCAATTTGGGTGATGTTCCCAAATTTACCAATCCAATTTTGGGCTCCTCCTAATTTGGGAAGAATAGCTAGCTATATGGGGAATTCTATCTGCACAGACAAATTAACAGCCCAAGAACAAAGGATTTCATATGCAAGAATATTGATAGAAATGGATATATCTCAGCCTCTACCAGATTCGATCTCCCTTGAGTTACCAGATGGAACACACTACTCACAGAGTATTGAGTATGAGTGA
- the LOC142162218 gene encoding uncharacterized protein LOC142162218: MEARQIPRHQFILRLAIRQSLKTVDRLERWGINVPKERVLCSTGATESLAHLFLECKYARDIWYSLLKWMNENRTPKTWSEEVCWMAKRCRGSRAKGQVLAWLFAATIYHVSSEMNARGQSYSKWKKILDSLNSFSS; the protein is encoded by the coding sequence ATGGAGGCAAGGCAAATTCCTAGACATCAATTTATTCTACGGCTAGCCATAAGACAAAGTCTTAAAACTGTGGACAGACTAGAGAGATGGGGAATAAATGTTCCAAAAGAGCGTGTTTTATGTTCCACAGGAGCTACAGAATCACTAGCTCACCTATTCTTGGAATGTAAATATGCAAGAGATATCTGGTATTCTCTATTGAAATGGATGAATGAAAACAGAACTCCTAAAACATGGAGTGAGGAGGTATGCTGGATGGCAAAGAGGTGTAGAGGAAGCAGAGCTAAAGGCCAAGTACTAGCATGGCTGTTTGCTGCAACAATATACCATGTATCGAGTGAAATGAATGCTAGAGGACAGAGTTATAGCAAATGGAAGAAGATACTAGATAGTTTAAATAGTTTTTCTAGCTAA